From one Mytilus galloprovincialis chromosome 13, xbMytGall1.hap1.1, whole genome shotgun sequence genomic stretch:
- the LOC143057774 gene encoding uncharacterized protein LOC143057774: protein MASTDISHVSEEEEENYLRMHLLLTGISPRAVRVLFDNEFHPSCLEASIKKEYGKLYDLKKKHVINAAQWNLLFPSSGAPNSNTFDVTLMVALLRNLTNFPPPVGGYDQLPMCLNTTPTADLARIKHYRNQLAHHDDGKIKSTLFTTAWEDISGAVRRIGGQHMEEECKELRSKHLDQSTVPWNIRVQISKILDQWQKNDGDFVETSAAKQVLECAQENSCVTITASSGVGKTANLQHVVLKMAEEGYDVLLVTNPQDIVKFYNPNQKTLFVIDDFCGTYSINQSDLLNWEPCVKRIEKLIQNKLTKIIVACRLQVYKDEKFDSLSIFKANVCNLLSEDLCLSKTEKRLIAEMYLGIKASDIIEYSDLFDCFPLLCKLHHDNHQLNISNFFQNPFLVYEAEIDQLKRNGCFSKYCALALCVMFNNELEEKVLTDEMDTNTRAIIENTFEACRLDKGTSRLILLDELDSLEHTFIKKEYGIYKTVHDKLFDFLSYYFGKTMIQCLIKNAHSQCIMERFLLEKEKNMDQFVTIVPPKYIEMYMQRMVKDWSNGKVVNVFCNNNMTNRKFRNRYLCYLNTLDILYQRQLAHTCDIDSQDTVILQCCFICDIPLIQWCLYHGVDVNRCRYDGGSPLFASSQLGHTEVVQLLLDNKADIDKCKDDEISSLVIACQL from the exons ATGGCAAGTACCGACATATCACATGtttcagaagaagaagaagagaactaTCTAAGAATGCATTTGTTGCTGACTGGAATTTCTCCAAGGGCTGTGCGTGTATTATTCGATAATGAATTTCATCCTTCTTGTTTAGAAGCCTCTATTAAAAAGGAATATGGAAAATTGTATGACTTGAAAAAGAAGCATGTTATCAATGCAGCTCAATGGAATTTACTGTTTCCAAGTAGCG GAGCCCCAAACTCCAATACTTTTGATGTCACATTAATGGTTGCATTACTAAGGAACTTAACGAATTTTCCTCCACCTGTTGGTGGATATGATCAATTACCAATGTGTTTAAATACCACACCCACAGCTGACCTGGCAAGAATAAAGCACTACAGAAACCAGTTGGCTCATCATGATGATGGAAAGATCAAGTCTACTTTATTTACCACCGCATGGGAGGATATTAGTGGG gCTGTAAGAAGAATAGGTGGTCAACATATGGAAGAGGAATGTAAAGAACTAAGATCAAAACATTTAGACCAATCAACAGTGCCTTGGAATATTAGAG tacaAATCAGTAAGATATTGGATCAATGGCAGAAGAATGATGGTGACTTTGTAGAAACTTCAGCTGCAAAACAAGTGTTGGAATGTGCCCAGGAAAATAGTTGTGTAACTATTACAGCTAGTTCTGGTGTTGGAAAGACAGCAAACCTACAACATGTTGTTTTGAAAATGGCAGAAGAAGGATATGATGTACTACTTGTAACCAATCCACAGgacattgttaaattttataatcCAAATCAGAAGACCTTGTTTGTTATTGATGACTTCTGTGGGACATATTCTATAAACCAGTCGGATCTACTGAACTGGGAACCATGCGTGAAGCGTATCGAAAAACTGATTCAGAATAAACTCACTAAAATTATTGTGGCTTGTCGATTACAAGTGTACAAAGATGAAAAGTTTGACTCTTTATCAATTTTCAAAGCCAATGTTTGCAACTTGTTATCCGAAGACTTGTGCTTGTCAAAAACCGAAAAGCGGTTAATAGCAGAGATGTATTTGGGCATAAAAGCCTCAGATATTATTGAATACAGTGATTTATTTGATTGTTTCCCGCTTCTGTGTAAATTGCATCATGACAATCATCAACTCAATATTTCCAATTTCTTCCAGAATCCATTTTTAGTTTATGAAGCCGAGATTGATCAGCTGAAAAGGAATGGGTGTTTTAGTAAATATTGTGCCTTGGCATTGTGTGTTATGTTCAACAATGAGTTAGAGGAAAAAGTGTTGACAGACGAGATGGATACAAACACAAGAGCAATCATAGAGAACACATTTGAGGCATGCCGACTAGATAAAGGAACATCAAGGTTAATTTTATTGGATGAACTTGACTCACTTGAACATACATTTATTAAGAAAGAATATGGTATATACAAAACTGTACATGATAAACTTTTTGACTTTTTATCTTATTATTTTGGAAAAACTATGATCCAGTGTTTAATAAAAAACGCACACAGTCAATGTATCATGGAACGatttttattagaaaaagaaaaaaatatggatCAGTTCGTAACTATTGTTCCACCTAAATACATTGAAATGTACATGCAGAGAATGGTTAAAGACTGGTCCAATGGTAAAGTAGTAAATGTTTTCTGTAATAACAATATGACCAACCGAAAGTTCAGAAATAGATACCTGTGTTATTTGAACACACTTGACATATTATATCAAAGACAATTAGCACACACATGTGATATTGATAGCCAAGATACTGTAATACTACAGTGTTGTTTTATATGTGATATTCCATTGATTCAGTGGTGTTTGTATCATGGTGTTGATGTAAACAGGTGTAGGTATGATGGTGGAAGTCCACTATTTGCATCATCACAGCTAGGTCATACTGAAGTAGTACAGCTTTTGTTGGACAATAAGGCGGACATCGATAAGTGCAAAGATGATGAAATATCTTCCCTGGTTATTGCTTGTCAACTATGA